The Pogona vitticeps strain Pit_001003342236 chromosome 6, PviZW2.1, whole genome shotgun sequence genome contains a region encoding:
- the AGAP3 gene encoding arf-GAP with GTPase, ANK repeat and PH domain-containing protein 3 isoform X3, translated as MNFQGGPGQSPGQPPPAPQQSLAAPGGPSGPSPGGAPQPQFGLSNSAAIRAEIGRFESVHPNIYAIYDLIERVEDLALQSQIREHVISIEDSFVNSQEWTLSRSVPELKVGIVGNLSSGKSALVHRYLTGTYVQEESPEGGRFKKEIVVDGQSYLLLIRDEGGPPELQFAAWVDAVVFVFSLEDEISFQTVYNYYLRLCSYRNTSEVPMVLVGTQDAISATNPRVIDDSRARKLSNDLKRCTYYETCATYGLNVERVFQDVAQKVVALRKKQQLSIGPCKSLPNSPSHSSVSAASIPAVHINQAANGSGAFSDYSSSVPSTPSISQRELRIETIAASNTPTPIRKQSKRRSNIFTICANVSNFSSTKRPFQLLPN; from the exons atgaacttccagggcgggcccgggcagagccccgggcagccgccgCCGGCGCCGCAGCAGAGCCTGGCCGCCCCGGGGGGCCCGTCGGGGCCGTCGCCGGGCGGGGCGCCGCAGCCGCAGTTCGGCCTCTCCAACTCGGCGGCCATCCGGGCGGAGATCGGGCGCTTCGAGTCGGTGCACCCCAACATCTACGCCATCTACGACCTGATCGAGCGCGTGGAGGACCTGGCGCTCCAGAGCCAGATCCGCGAGCACGTCATCTCCATCGAAG attCGTTTGTGAATAGCCAGGAGTGGACGCTCAGCCGGTCAGTCCCGGAGCTGAAAGTG GGGATTGTGGGGAATCTGTCCAGCGGGAAGTCGGCCTTGGTGCATCGCTACCTGACAGGGACTTACGTGCAAGAGGAGTCCCCAGAAG GTGGCCGGTTCAAGAAGGAGATTGTGGTGGATGGGCAGAGCTACCTGCTGCTGATTCGTGATGAAGGTGGTCCTCCAGAGCTGCAG TTTGCAGCCTGGGTGGACGCCGTGGTGTTTGTCTTCAGCCTGGAGGACGAGATCAGCTTCCAGACGGTCTACAACTACTACCTGCGCCTCTGCAGCTACCGCAACACCTCCGAGGTGCCCATGGTGCTGGTGGGCACCCAGG ATGCCATCAGTGCCACCAACCCACGGGTGATCGACGACTCCCGGGCCAGGAAGCTCTCCAATGACCTCAAGCGCTGCACCTACTACGAGACGTGCGCCACCTACGGGCTGAACGTGGAGCGGGTCTTCCAGGACG TGGCCCAGAAGGTGGTGGCCCTCCGCAAGAAGCAGCAGCTCTCCATCGGGCCCTGCAAGTCCTTGCCGAACTCACCCAGCCACTCCTCCGTCTCGGCCGCCTCCATCCCGGCCGTGCACATCAACCAG gctGCGAACGGGAGTGGAGCTTTCAGTGACTACTCCTCCTCGGTGCCCTCCACCCCCAGCATCAGCCAGCGAGAGCTGCGGATTGAGACCATTGCCGCATCCAATACGCCCACACCTATCCGAAAGCAGTCCAAACGGCGCTCCAACATCTTTACA ATATGTGCCAATGTTTCCAACTTTTCATCAACCAAAAGGCCTTTTCAACTCCTTCCAAATTAG